One genomic segment of Strix uralensis isolate ZFMK-TIS-50842 chromosome 29, bStrUra1, whole genome shotgun sequence includes these proteins:
- the LOC141935863 gene encoding E3 ubiquitin-protein ligase RBBP6-like, with product MPCVHYKFSSLLHYDTVTFSGLNITLGDLKRQIMGRQKLKVTNCDLQITNAQTGEEYTDDNTLIPKNSSVIVRRVPVRGVKTTSKTRVISRTEPASGTPKAVCKNTTSHFFSTHCT from the exons ATGCCGTGCGTGCATTATAAGttctcttccctgctgcactACGACACGGTCACCTTCAGCGGCCTCAACATCACCCTGGGCGACCTCAAGCGTCAGATCATGGGCCGCCAGAAGCTGAAGGTGACCAACTGCGATCTGCAGATAACCAACGCCCAGACCGGAGAAG aatacacagatgataacaccctgattcctaagaactcctcggtgattgttagaagagtccctgttagaggagtcaaaactaccagcaaaacacgagttat aagTCGAACCGAGCCAGCAAGTGGAACACCAAAAgcggtatgtaaaaacacaacctcacactttttttctacacattgCACTTAA